Proteins encoded in a region of the Trypanosoma brucei gambiense DAL972 chromosome 4, complete sequence genome:
- a CDS encoding T. brucei spp.-specific protein: MPISILYVMLALLVFVNICVLIALVVVLVRRSAHRMQIRERVANGLDGTAGQTAVVTLAQHYPSLIVGDYRHQGEAVIFNGGSGVGGITDGNAIPNAADERMARQQIHPLTTDDVSLLHQLAVEGMVVSPTNQMTNSALTETRHFPSWGLSNRIAVPLPALLLAADEPNAIPFLEGEQQWDEEESSSPAGWTTGTDPQHAGGALSSCFPPTARGGSRDESHIVYGRSCYFVGPHWDGPRGEVPLECVLRDGCAGSSSESSSDISSVATEPARCIVANRCAPPTMLSSFPLSLYPFSFSFPSHMHLSVSSSNSLFASDEEEGEEYAAG, encoded by the coding sequence ATGCCGATTTCCATTCTTTACGTGATGCTAGCGCTGCTGGTGTTTGTGAACATATGCGTATTGATTGCGCTGGTAGTTGTGCTCGTGCGTCGCTCAGCGCATCGAATGCAGATTAGGGAAAGAGTGGCCAACGGTTTAGATGGCACAGCGGGCCAAACTGCAGTTGTGACGCTTGCACAACATTATCCTTCTTTAATTGTTGGTGATTACCGACATCAAGGTGAGGCGGTCATATTCAATGGCGGTAGTGGTGTTGGCGGCATTACGGACGGCAATGCAATCCCTAATGCCGCTGATGAACGTATGGCGCGACAGCAAATACACCCTCTCACGACAGATGATGTAAGccttcttcaccaacttGCTGTTGAGGGAATGGTTGTTTCACCTACTAACCAAATGACAAACAGCGCATTAACAGAAACCAGGCATTTCCCGTCATGGGGGTTGAGCAACCGTATTGCCGTGCCGCTTCCCGCCCTGTTATTAGCAGCAGATGAACCAAATGCCATACCTTTTTTAGAAGGTGAGCAACAGTgggatgaggaagaaagtAGCAGTCCTGCTGGATGGACAACCGGTACAGACCCACAACACGCCGGCGGCGCGCTCTCCAGTTGTTTTCCACCAACTGCGAGAGGCGGTTCACGCGACGAGAGTCACATAGTTTATGGCAGATCCTGTTATTTCGTTGGCCCTCATTGGGATGGGCCGCGTGGGGAGGTGCCTTTGGAATGTGTATTGAGAGACGGTTGTGCTGGATCCAGTAGCGAAAGCAGCAGTGACATAAGTAGTGTGGCCACGGAGCCCGCTCGTTGTATAGTTGCTAACAGGTGTGCCCCTCCAACGATGttgtcttcttttccactttcactctatcccttctctttttcctttccttcccataTGCACCTTTCCGTATCTTCATCCAATTCCCTCTTTGCATCAGatgaggaagaaggagaagaatACGCGGCGGGGTAA
- a CDS encoding amino acid transporter, putative: protein MTFEVAAQAPNKCATNEATAEPLRTPNVLADNLLARSDLSEGESPEKSGEAEKPEEQGNALMRCFHFILPRGGALSGIFNLASVTLGAGIMSIPSAFNTSGMIMAIIYLVLVTVFTVFSIFLIVSAAEKTGYRSFESMARNLLGPRADIAVGFLLWLLCFGGASGYVVAIGDVLQGLLSHEKVPAYLQSKGGRRLLTSAIWFVFIFPLTLPKRVNSLRYASAIGVSFILFFAICVVEHSAEKMVADGGIEQELVMFRSGNDAVAGLSLFIFAYLCHVNSFSIFFEMKKRSVTRMTRDAAVSCSICCCVYLLTGFFGYAEFGPTVEGSVLKLYDPYANPVFFVCFIGIIVKLCAGFSLNMLACRTALFQVLRWDLDTMSYVRHSIVSVSFAVGSLVLGLFVPDINVIFGLVGAFCGGFIGFIFPALFIMYAGGWTRQSVGWVQYILTYVLLILGVVAIVFGTSASVYYTIKKYS from the coding sequence ATGACATTTGAAGTTGCTGCACAAGCGCCAAACAAGTGCGCTACCAATGAGGCAACAGCGGAACCATTACGCACTCCAAATGTTCTCGCAGACAACCTCCTCGCTCGTTCCGACTTGAGTGAAGGGGAATCACCGGAGAAATCtggagaagcagaaaagCCCGAAGAACAAGGCAACGCGTTGATGCGCTGTTTCCACTTTATCTTACCGCGCGGTGGTGCCCTTTCCGGCATCTTCAACCTGGCAAGTGTTACATTGGGCGCCGGTATCATGTCAATTCCATCCGCTTTCAACACATCAGGCATGATCATGGCAATCATCTATTTGGTGCTGGTTACGGTTTTTACCGtcttctccattttcctGATTGTCTCTGCGGCGGAAAAGACCGGCTACCGCAGCTTTGAATCCATGGCGCGTAACCTACTCGGTCCCCGTGCTGATATTGCCGTGGGTTTTCTGTTGTGGCTTCTGTGCTTTGGCGGTGCCTCTGGATATGTGGTGGCAATCGGTGACGTACTGCAAGGATTGCTTTCACATGAAAAGGTACCGGCATATCTGCAGTCGAAAGGCGGCCGCCGCCTGCTCACGAGTGCCATTTGGTTTGTCTTCATCTTTCCGTTAACGCTCCCTAAGAGGGTGAATTCATTGCGCTATGCGTCAGCGATCGGCGTTTCGTTCATCCTATTCTTCGCCATCTGTGTGGTGGAGCACTCGGCTGAAAAGATGGTTGCCGATGGCGGTATCGAGCAGGAACTTGTCATGTTCCGCTCCGGTAATGACGCCGTGGCAGGGCTTTCGCTATTCATCTTCGCTTATCTTTGTCATGTAAACTCATTCTCCATCTTCTTTGAGATGAAAAAGCGTTCCGTCACTCGTATGACCCGCGATGCGGCGGTGAGCTGCTCCATTTGCTGCTGTGTCTACCTGCTCACCGGATTTTTCGGCTACGCAGAGTTCGGCCCAACGGTGGAGGGCTCCGTTCTGAAGCTTTACGACCCCTACGCAAATCCcgtcttctttgtttgcttcattGGCATCATCGTCAAACTCTGCGCTGGGTTTTCGCTTAACATGCTCGCATGCCGTACAGCCCTCTTTCAGGTGCTGCGGTGGGACCTGGATACCATGTCATATGTTAGGCACAGTATCGTCAGTGTTTCATTTGCTGTCGGTTCGCTCGTTCTTGGTTTGTTCGTGCCAGACATCAACGTCATCTTCGGACTTGTTGGTGCCTTCTGCGGTGGTTTCATTGGCTTTATATTCCCCGCACTCTTCATCATGTACGCCGGTGGTTGGACACGCCAAAGCGTGGGCTGGGTGCAGTATATCTTGACATATGTATTGCTCATTCTGGGCGTTGTTGCAATTGTCTTTGGTACGAGCGCGTCTGTTTACTACACAATTAAGAAGTATTCTTAA